Below is a genomic region from Dictyoglomus sp..
AAATAAGGGTGCTATAGAGATAAATTATTCTGAATTCTTAAGAAATATTGAAAGAAACGAGATAGCAAAAGTTACTATTAGTGATAGAGAGATCGAAGGAATTTTCAAAAATGGAACAAAATTTTCTGTTACAATTCCTATTCAAGATTCGAAAATAATTGATAAATTAATAGCCCATGATGTAGAGATAGAAGTGAAACCCCCAGAAACTACCCCTTTATGGTTAAATGTTCTTTTAGGATTTGGACCATATTTATTTGTATTTTTCCTTATGTGGCTTCTTCTTCGTCAGCTTCAAGGAAGCAATAATCAGGCTTTTTCCTTTGGAAGAAGTAGAGCTCGAATCTTCTTAGATAATAAACCAAAAGTTACATTTGCAGATGTTGCAGGAGCGGACGAAGCAAAGGAAGAATTAAAAGAGGTAGTAGAATTTCTCAAAAATCCCCAAAAATTTCGTCAATTGGGAGCAAAAATTCCCAAGGGTATTCTTCTTGTGGGACCCCCAGGAACAGGAAAAACCTTATTAGCAAGAGCGGTAGCTGGAGAAGCTAATGTTCCCTTCTTATCCATTAGTGGATCCGAGTTTGTAGAAATGTTTGTTGGAGTTGGAGCTGCAAGAGTGAGAGATTTATTTAATCAAGCAAAAAGATTATCTCCATCTATTGTATTTATAGACGAGCTGGACGCTGTAGGTAGACATAGAGGAGCAGGACTTGGAGGAGGACATGATGAAAGAGAACAGACTTTAAATCAACTCTTAGTAGAAATGGATGGCTTTGATGAAAATACCAATGTTATAGTTCTTGCAGCTACAAATAGACCCGATATATTGGATACTGCTCTTTTAAGACCAGGGAGATTCGATAGAAGAGTAGTCGTGGATAGACCAGATTTAGAAGGAAGAAAAAAAATTCTTGAAGTTCACATGAGAGGAAAACCTATAGCAAAGGATGTTAATATAGAAGCATTAGCAAAGGGAACCCCTGGTTTTGTAGGAGCTGACTTAGCAAATTTAGTAAATGAAGCTGCAATTTTAGCTGCAAGGAGAAATAGAAAAGAAATTACTATGCAAGACTTTGAAGAAGCAATAGAAAAAGTTATTGCAGGACCAGAGAAAAAGAGTAGGATCATAAGAAGTAGCGAAAAGGAAATTGTAGCTTTTCATGAATTAGGACATGCCTTGGTAGGAAAAATACTTCCAAAAGCTAATCCTGTGCATAAGGTAACTATAATTCCTCGAGGATTAGCTCTTGGATATACATTACAAATGCCAGAAGAAGATAGATATTTATTAACAAAGGAAGAACTAGAATCAGAAATTGCTGTATTATTAGGTGGAAGAGCAGCAGAAGAATTAATCTTTGGACAACCCACTTCAGGTGCTGCTGATGACCTTAAGAGAGCAGTAGAACTTGCAAGAAAAATGGTATGCGAGTTTGGAATGAGCAAGAAATTGAAAAATCTTTCTCTTGGAGATCAACATTCTGAAGTTTTTCTAGGAAAGGATCTAATGCAAATTAGAAACTTCAGTGAGGATACAGCAAAAACCATCGATGAAGAAATAAAAGAAATAATCGACTCAGCATATAATAGAGCATTCAATATCTTAAAAACCCATGAAAATGTACTAAGAGAGTTATCTAAAATACTAATAGAAAAAGAAACTTTAGAAGGAGAAGAAATTGATAGATATCTGAAAAATTTTGAAGTTCAAGGTACTACTTTAAAAAATTAAGATTTTTCTTTAATTTCTTTTGCTTTTTCTCTTAATTGTTGGATTCTCTGAAAAATTTGCCAATCCTGAGGATCAAAGGCTCTAAATTTCTTAATTTCTTCTTCTGCTTCTTTTAATTTTCCTTCCTTTATAAAAACTTCAATAAGATTATCTCTTGCAGCAGCATTTCCAGAATCAAGTTCTAGGACTCTCTTAAGAAGTAACTCTGCTCTTTCTAAATTTCCAGATATATACTCAGTCCATGCTAATCCTCTTAAATATTCTGGATTTTCAGGAGATAACTCTAATGCTTTTAAAAAACTTATTTTCGCAATTTCTATATTATTTTCTGCGAGATAAACAAATCCCAAAAGATAATAATATAGAGGATTAAAAGGATCCAAATCTATACTTTTTGTCAACAATTCTTTTGCTTTCTCATAATTTTTAACCCACAAATATAGATCTGCTAAAGTTATTCTAATCCATTGAGATAAATCAAAATCATGAATTTCCTTTAGAAGTTCCTCATATAAGGAAATAGCTTTTAGAAGTTTTCCCTGTAATTTATAATCATCCGCTAACTTTAAAATTTCCTCTATATTATCAAGCATAGATTAAGTATAATATGCAGAAAGAAAAAAGAAAAGAGAAAAAATTGGAGGGAATTTATGATTCTCACTGTTACTTTAAATCCTAGTTTAGATTTAACTTTATTTTTATCCAAATTAAGAATAGGAAGAGTTCACAGATCTGATAAAGAAATTTTAATTCCAGGTGGCAAGGGAATAAATATCTCAAGAACATTAAAAATCTTTAATGAAGATACTTACGTTCTTGGAATATCTGGAGGAAAAACTGGAGAAATATTAGAAGAAGAATTAAGAAAGAGAGAAATTCCCTTTGACTTTGTAAAAATGAAAAAGGATATACGTTTTGCTGTTGGGATAATAGAAACTGAAAACAAAAGACCCACAACAGTTATAAATGGAAGAGGACCTGAAATTTCTATGGAAGATATTTATGAGCTTAAAGAAAAATTTAAGAAATTAATTATAAATTCTAAATTTGTAGTTCTTTCTGGTAGTATCCCTCCAGGAGTTCCTTCAGATATATACTCAGAGTTATTAGATATTTCAGGAAATTATCCTGTGATTAAAGTGCTAGATGCTCAAGGGGATGCATTAAAAATCTCTCTTGAGAAAAAGCCAGATATTATAAAGCCAAATAGAGAGGAGGCAGAAGAAATTTTAGATTTTTCTATAAAAACTAAGAGAGATTTAAAAAGGGCAGGATATTTTTTTAAAGATAAGGGAATTAAATATTCTTTAATAACCTTAGGAGAAAAGGGAGCATTTCTTGCCACAGAAGAAGATATGTTTTTTGCTACTTTACCTCCTATTAAAGGATTCAACTGGGGAGCAGGAGATGCATTTCTTGCAGGCTTTATAATAGGTATTAAAAATAATGATCCTGTTTACGCCTTGAAACTTGCCTACTCTACAGCATATATAAAAATTCAGAAGTTAGAGCTTAAGAAAGAAGATATATCATTAATTTTCAATCTGTTAAATAAAGTAGAAATACAAAAAATAATTTAATAAAAATCTTGACCAATTAAAAGAATTATGATAAGAATATGAAAAATTTTCGGAGGGATCTTATATGAGAGATTTACTTTCAAAAAGAACAAAAACTCCTTCTTCTGATGCTATGTCCAAATTTGTTCTTGCTCAAGACCCTGAAGTTATTTCCTTTGCTGGCGGTTTACCTGATAATAATTTATTTCCCATTGAGGAAATTAAAATATGTCAAGAGGAAATGCTAGAAAAAGAAGGGAAAATTGTTTTTCAATACTCGTCGAGTATAGGAGATACAAATCTTAGAAGTTGGATAGGAGAGGAATTTTTTATAAAATGGGGAAAAACTGTGCCTATAGAAAATATAATTATAACAGAAGGATCTCAACAAGCTTTAGACCTAATTGGAAAATTATTATTAGATCCTGATGATTATGCATTAATTGAGTCTCCTGGATATTTAGGAACAATTCAAGCCTGGAGAGTCTTTCAATCTACATTAATTGGTATCTCTCAGGATGAGAAGGGAATAAATTTGGAAGAACTAGAAGAAACTATTAAAAAACTACCGACTTCTCCAAAAGTTTTATATGTTGTTCCTGATTTTTCAAACCCTGCTGGAACGTGTCTTCCTTTAGAAAGAAGAAAAAAATTAATAGATCTTGCAGAAAAATATAAATTTTATATTGTGGAAGATTTAGCATATAGTCTTTTAGCCTATGATGAGGATACTTTGCCTCCTTTATTAACTCTGAAGGATAGTGATTATCTAATTACCATAGGAAGCTTTTCAAAAATATTATCTCCTGGGTTGAGGACAGGATTTATTGTTGCACCAAAGGATCTAATTAGACCTTTGCGATTACTAAAAGAAGCATCCGATCTCTGCTGTGGAACATATGCGCAAAAATTAATATACTATTTTTGTAAAAATGGTTTTTTGAAAAGTCATCTGGAAAGATTAAAAACTGCATATAAAGTAAAAAGAGATAAATTAAAAGAAGCTCTCAAAACATATTTTTCAGGAAAGGCAGTCTGGAATAATCCTTCAGGAGGTTTTTTCTTCTTTTTGACATTTCCTGAGAATATGGATTGTTATAATTTGGCAGAAAAAGCATTAGAAAATAAAACCAGTTTTGTTCCAGGAGAGGAATTTTTTGTAAATGGAAAAGGAAAAAATACTGCAAGAATATCTTTCTCACAAACTAATGTGAATGATATTTTTGAAGGAGTCCGACGACTTCTTAAAGCTTGGGAAGAACTACAAGAATAATGCTATGGGATTTGATAATAATTGGTGCAGGACCTATTGGTAATTTTACAGGCTATCTTTCTGCCTCTTTAGGACTAAAAGTTGTCATATTGGAAGAACATAATAAAATTGGAGAACCTCTTCATTGCTTAGGAAAATTAAGTGTTCATGCTTTTAAGGAATTTCTCCTTCCTCAAGATTCTATTCTTTTCCCTTTAAAGGGAGGCTATTTTTATTCCCCTTCAGGAAAAGAGATAAAATTAAAAAAAGAAAAAGAAGATTCGTATATATTAGATAGAGTAAAATTCGATGAAAAATTAGGAGAGATTTCAGAAAAGAAGGGAACAAAAATATTACTTGGATCAAAAGCCTTTGGTATTGAACATTTTAAAGGATATAGCGAAGTATACTATAAAGAAAAGGAAAGAATAAACAAGATAAAGGGAAAAGTAATTGTAGATGCTGAAGGGGCGAAAAGACAATTTTTAAGAAATTTAGGAATTTCAGTGAATCCATTTTTAATTGGTTTTCAATATGAAGTATCTGGAATATCTTTAAAAGATAAAGA
It encodes:
- the ftsH gene encoding ATP-dependent zinc metalloprotease FtsH — translated: MKNIMQKLIFLILIIVLIYTFINPPLNINKGAIEINYSEFLRNIERNEIAKVTISDREIEGIFKNGTKFSVTIPIQDSKIIDKLIAHDVEIEVKPPETTPLWLNVLLGFGPYLFVFFLMWLLLRQLQGSNNQAFSFGRSRARIFLDNKPKVTFADVAGADEAKEELKEVVEFLKNPQKFRQLGAKIPKGILLVGPPGTGKTLLARAVAGEANVPFLSISGSEFVEMFVGVGAARVRDLFNQAKRLSPSIVFIDELDAVGRHRGAGLGGGHDEREQTLNQLLVEMDGFDENTNVIVLAATNRPDILDTALLRPGRFDRRVVVDRPDLEGRKKILEVHMRGKPIAKDVNIEALAKGTPGFVGADLANLVNEAAILAARRNRKEITMQDFEEAIEKVIAGPEKKSRIIRSSEKEIVAFHELGHALVGKILPKANPVHKVTIIPRGLALGYTLQMPEEDRYLLTKEELESEIAVLLGGRAAEELIFGQPTSGAADDLKRAVELARKMVCEFGMSKKLKNLSLGDQHSEVFLGKDLMQIRNFSEDTAKTIDEEIKEIIDSAYNRAFNILKTHENVLRELSKILIEKETLEGEEIDRYLKNFEVQGTTLKN
- a CDS encoding tetratricopeptide repeat protein → MLDNIEEILKLADDYKLQGKLLKAISLYEELLKEIHDFDLSQWIRITLADLYLWVKNYEKAKELLTKSIDLDPFNPLYYYLLGFVYLAENNIEIAKISFLKALELSPENPEYLRGLAWTEYISGNLERAELLLKRVLELDSGNAAARDNLIEVFIKEGKLKEAEEEIKKFRAFDPQDWQIFQRIQQLREKAKEIKEKS
- a CDS encoding 1-phosphofructokinase family hexose kinase, with the translated sequence MILTVTLNPSLDLTLFLSKLRIGRVHRSDKEILIPGGKGINISRTLKIFNEDTYVLGISGGKTGEILEEELRKREIPFDFVKMKKDIRFAVGIIETENKRPTTVINGRGPEISMEDIYELKEKFKKLIINSKFVVLSGSIPPGVPSDIYSELLDISGNYPVIKVLDAQGDALKISLEKKPDIIKPNREEAEEILDFSIKTKRDLKRAGYFFKDKGIKYSLITLGEKGAFLATEEDMFFATLPPIKGFNWGAGDAFLAGFIIGIKNNDPVYALKLAYSTAYIKIQKLELKKEDISLIFNLLNKVEIQKII
- a CDS encoding PLP-dependent aminotransferase family protein, whose translation is MRDLLSKRTKTPSSDAMSKFVLAQDPEVISFAGGLPDNNLFPIEEIKICQEEMLEKEGKIVFQYSSSIGDTNLRSWIGEEFFIKWGKTVPIENIIITEGSQQALDLIGKLLLDPDDYALIESPGYLGTIQAWRVFQSTLIGISQDEKGINLEELEETIKKLPTSPKVLYVVPDFSNPAGTCLPLERRKKLIDLAEKYKFYIVEDLAYSLLAYDEDTLPPLLTLKDSDYLITIGSFSKILSPGLRTGFIVAPKDLIRPLRLLKEASDLCCGTYAQKLIYYFCKNGFLKSHLERLKTAYKVKRDKLKEALKTYFSGKAVWNNPSGGFFFFLTFPENMDCYNLAEKALENKTSFVPGEEFFVNGKGKNTARISFSQTNVNDIFEGVRRLLKAWEELQE